In Papilio machaon chromosome W, ilPapMach1.1, whole genome shotgun sequence, a single genomic region encodes these proteins:
- the LOC123723168 gene encoding putative nuclease HARBI1, producing the protein MGSYQKGVANEVHMNQKSVSRCIREVTKALNEISNKWIQFPQTSTQRTKIKQGFYTKFNFPGVIGAIDCTHVAIVRPAADVPCFYNRKGFHSLNVQMVCDSDLRITNVNAKFGGASHNSHIWASRRLQSHMEALQLSGKSVWLLGDSGYPQRSYLMTPILNAEPGSRGENYTRVHVKARNCIERAFG; encoded by the exons ATGGGTTCATATCAGAAAGGTGTTGCTAATGAGGTACATATGAATCAAAAAAGTGTAAGTCGGTGTATCAGAGAGGTGACAAAAGCTCTGAATgagatttcaaataaatggatACAATTCCCACAAACAAGCACacaaagaactaaaattaagcaagG attttatactaagtttaattttcctgGTGTAATTGGTGCCATTGATTGCACCCATGTGGCCATAGTTCGTCCAGCTGCAGATGTACcttgtttttataacagaaaaggCTTTCATTCTCTTAATGTCCAAATG gtatgTGACAGTGATCTCAGAATCACTAATGTTAATGCCAAGTTTGGTGGTGCAAGTCACAACAGTCATATCTGGGCAAGTAGAAGACTGCAAAGCCATATGGAGGCTCTGCAACTATCTGGCAAGTCAGTTTGGTTGTTGG gtGACAGTGGTTACCCTCAAAGGAGCTACCTTATGACACCTATTCTGAATGCAGAACCAGGATCTAGAGGAGAGAACTACACTAGAGTGCATGTCAAGGCCCGAAACTGCATAGAAAGGGCATTTggttaa